Part of the Lynx canadensis isolate LIC74 chromosome E3, mLynCan4.pri.v2, whole genome shotgun sequence genome is shown below.
ACCGCCAGCAGGGTCCGTGTGAGGTTGACTGGGTGTGTGGCGCCATGCCTGAGGAGGTCAAGGGTCTAAGGAACCTAAAGTTCTTTTACCTTTATGTGGAATAACAGCACATTCTAATAGTAGAAAAGCACACCTAATTGTACACACAGCTCTGTGAAATTTTCACTGACTGAACATCTGATGTGACCAGCATCTCAGAAGCCCCCCTTTTTGCCCTCTTTCGTCCTTCACACCAAGGGACACCCCTGACCCGACATCTCACCGGTCCGTGAGAGTAGTCCGCAAGTGTTTCTCCGCGGGCATCTGGCGGAAGGGGCCCGGGATCCCATCTGGGCCCTTGCCGCTAACTCGGGAGCTGGGGTTCCAGGCCGAGCTCCACTGGCAGCTCAGTGCACGGGTGGGCCTGGGGGGGGAGGCGCCCTGTCCCCGGTGCCTCAGGGGCTCGCTTCCTTCCCACAGCGGCCAAGATCGCGGGCCTGTACAATGACTCGGAGCCCCCTCGGAAGACCATGCGCAGGGGGGTGCTGATGACCCTGCTGCAGCAGTCGGCCATGACCCTGCCCCTGTGGATCGGGAAGCCTGGTGACAAGTGAGGGCAGGCCCGGGGTGGAGGGAGCTGATAAGTGGGAGGGGCTGGACCTAACACCTTGTCCCACCCTCAGGCCCCCGCCCCTCTGTGGGGCCATTCCAGCCTCTGGCGACTACGTGGCCAAACCTGGAGACAAGGTGGCTGCCCGGGTAAAGGCTGTGGATGGGGACGAGCAGTGGATCCTGGCCGAGGTGGTCAGCTACAGCCATGCCACCAACAAGTGAGTCGACACCCACGCCTCCGTCTGCGCTCCCGTTACACCTGtgtggctgcccctcccccacgtgcaggATGGGAGAAGGGCTTCCCTCGGGGTGCCTGTGGGGACGGGGACGGTGTGTGGAGCAGGCTCCTtgggccccttccctgccccgtTCGTGGCTGCCCGACTTGGCGCACCTCCCTGCATCCACCGTTTTCCTTTTGTTCGCCAGGTATGAGGTAGATGACATCGATGAAGAAGGCAAAGAGTGAGTGTGCTGGTCAGGGCGGGACCATGGAAGCTGCTAGGAAGGAGCCCCCGCCTGGCCGCGGGTTGACCTAAGCCCCCCTTCCCCCAGGAGACATACCCTGAGCCGGCGGCGCATCATCCCACTGCCCCAGTGGAAGGCCAACCCCGAGACGGACCCTGAAGCCTTATTTCAGAAGGAGCAGCTCGTACTGGCCCTGTATCCCCAGACCACCTGCTTCTACCGTGCCCTGATCCACACGCCCCCACAACGGGTAAGCAGCCCCCACGGGAGAGACCGCACAGGACACGACGACTGGGCTGACCCCATGGGTCATGGGGTCACcgtccacctccctcccctcctgaccacctcctccagcctctctgaGCTAGGAGGGTCCCGTGCGTTGCCCTGTCTCCTGCTCACACTTCCCCGCAGCTGCCCTCCGGCCCTGCCCCCTACGGCAGTGCCAGCCAACCCCTCTCCCACCTTCAGAGTCCCGGCAGGCCCTGAGTGGAATGTGACCCACGAATCCCCTAGTCTCACCTCACCTGCGCATTTCGACAGGCAGCCTTGAGATGGGAAGGCCCGTGCCGGGGCCCTTTCTCCGTCCCTGGCTGCGCTCCCTCATGCTGGTCACCCTTCACCTCATGGTGGGGGAAAggcccttctcccctcttcctccaggaTTCCTGCCTGCTGCCCTCTGGGTTTTTGATCCCCTTAACAGAGGGTCCTCAAAAGGCACCAGATCCTCTGTGTAGGATCTCCCCATATAGACAGTAAGTCTCCCTCCTGCTTGCTCTTTGTTGCTGAGAAAAGAACTCCGTCCTAGCAGGGATTCGGCTCAAACATCTAGACTTTTTGAGCGAGGTTGGGGACAGGAGAGGCTGGGAGCCCCAGAGGTTCTGCTCATTCTCGGCACAGGGCCTCGTCTGGGGGTCTCTGACCAGCCCCTCCTGTCTGCCCCCTACTGCAGCCCCAGGATGACTATTCAGTCCTGTTTGAAGACACCTCCTATGCGGATGGTTACTCCCCTCCCCTCAACGTGGCCCAGAGGTACGTGGTGGCTTGTAAGGAGCCCAAGAAAAAGTGAAGTGGGCTGGCAGACTCCAAATCTCCTGCCGTCCTCACAGGGGAGTGCAACAGAAGATTTTGTGATGAAATAAATATTGTTCCCCTTTGCCCATGTCTCCTTGGCTTTGCTTTTCCAggcccttctccccctcctcctgacAGGACAAGTTGGGGAATTGGAGGCCGCGGAGGAGACGGCCGCATCTGGTCCCAGCAGGCATTTAGTTTCAGTT
Proteins encoded:
- the SGF29 gene encoding SAGA-associated factor 29; protein product: MALVSADSRIAELLTELHQLIKQTQEERSRSEHNLVNIQKTHERMQTENKISPYYRTKLRGLYTTAKADAEAECNILRKALDKIAEIKSLLEERRIAAKIAGLYNDSEPPRKTMRRGVLMTLLQQSAMTLPLWIGKPGDKPPPLCGAIPASGDYVAKPGDKVAARVKAVDGDEQWILAEVVSYSHATNKYEVDDIDEEGKERHTLSRRRIIPLPQWKANPETDPEALFQKEQLVLALYPQTTCFYRALIHTPPQRPQDDYSVLFEDTSYADGYSPPLNVAQRYVVACKEPKKK